The nucleotide sequence GGTTTTAAAGAACGAAGGAGAGGCATATAGATGCAAAAATTGATCATGATAGCGGGTTCTCCCTGTGTGGGGAAAACGACGGTGACAGAGAAGCTTTTTACTTCCTATGAAAACAGTGCTTATTTTGATGGCGATTGGGCATGGTGCGTCAATCCATTTTCACTTGACGATCCGAGATTGAGAAATGGCGATAAAACAATGTCATTCGCGTTATCTACATATTTAAACTCTGGTTTTGATTATGTCTTTTTTTCGTCGGTAGTTCTTGTTGATAAATCAATTCGTGAAGCGATATTGAAAGATATAACGGCAAAAGAATATGCTGTTATTGGGATTACTCTGACCTGCTCAGAGGAAACCTTGCAGGAACGCCATAAAAAGCGGGGCGATGAAACTGAGTGCTCTTTTTTTTGGCTACATCTGAAACCATATGAAGGTGATTATGTTATCAATACAGATCATAAAAGTGTTCAGCAAATCGTTGATGAAATAAAAGGTATTGTAAATAATGAGGAAATGAATAGTGGAAATTAAAACAGAGGATGAAACATTTTTAAATTCCGTTTGAAAAGCTGGTTGCTTATTTGCCGGGATTTGCTATAATAAAGGCGTGACAACGATAAATATAATTAAAAATAACAAAGAGCACACGGAGTATAGGGGGAAATAGATTTGACGAATCAACAAAAGATACGGAACTTTAGTATCATTGCGCATATTGATCATGGTAAATCGACATTGGCCGATCGAATCATACAAAAAACAGGACTGCTGACAGAACGTGAAATGCAGGATCAGGTTCTGGATAATATGGATCTGGAACGAGAAAGAGGCATTACGATCAAAGCACAGGCTGTACGGCTTGTGTACAGAGCCCAAAATGGAGAAGAATATATTTTTAATCTAATTGATACACCAGGACATGTGGACTTTAACTATGAAGTTTCACGAAGCCTAGCTGCCTGTGAAGGGGCTGTTTTAGTCGTAGATGCTGCTCAGGGGGTAGAGGCACAGACGCTGGCTAATGTTTACTTGGCGCTGGAGCATGATCTGGAGATTCTACCTGTAATCAATAAGATCGATCTGCCTGCCGCAGAGCCAGAGCGGGTAAAGCAGGAGATCGAAGATGTGATTGGACTGGAGGCGGGGGATGCACCTCTGATCTCTGCTAAAGCAGGGCTTAACATAGAAGAAGTTTTAGAAAAAATAGTGGAAGTCATTCCGCCGCCGCAGGGAGATCATGAGGCGCCGCTGCAGGCTCTGATCTTTGACTCTCTGTATGATTCATATCGGGGGGTGATCGTTTTTTGCCGGGTTAAAGAGGGGTATATGAAATCCGGCATGAAGGTCCGGATGATGGCTACGAATAAAGAATATGAGATTGTCGAAGTCGGCTATATGGGCGCCGGTACGCTGATTCCAGCACAGGAGCTGTCGGTAGGGGAGGTAGGATACTTTACAGCGAGCATTAAAGAAGTAAGTCACACAAGAGTGGGCGATACGGTCACAAGTGTTGAAAATCCCGCGAAAGAAGCGCTTCCCGGATATAAACAGGTTCAGCCTATGGTTTACTGCGGTCTATATCCGGCAGACGGTGCTAAATATCCCGATCTTCGGGATGCACTGGATAAGCTGCAGCTTAATGATGCGTCGCTCTTTTTTGAGCCGGAAACATCTATAGCGCTTGGCTTTGGTTTTCGGTGCGGTTTTCTGGGTCTTCTTCATATGGAGATCATTCAAGAGCGGCTAGAAAGAGAATTTAATCTTGATTTGGTGACAACAGCGCCAGGGGTTGTTTATAAGGTTCATAAAACAGACGGGGAGCTGATTCTTCTTTCCAATCCCTCCAATATGCCCGATCCCGCCGAGATTAATTATATGGAGGAGCCGATTGTAAAGGCCGAGATCATGGTGCCGACAGAATATATCGGCACGATTATGGATCTGTGTCAGGATCGCCGCGGAGTATATCAGGAGATGGAATACATTGAAGATACAAGAGCAATGCTCACCTATCATTTACCGCTCAACGAGATTATCTATGATTTTTTTGATGCCCTAAAGTCCAGAAGCAGAGGATATGCCTCCTTTGATTATGAATTATTAGGATATGAACGTTCAGAGCTGGTACGTCTGGATATGCTGATTAATCGGGAGATGGTAGATGCGCTATCCTTTATTGTACATGAGAGCAAAGCGTATGAAAGAGGAAGACGGATTGCAGAGAAGCTGAAGGATGAGATTCCGAGGCATCTGTTTGAAATTCCCATTCAGGCCGCCATAGGCGGAAAAGTGATTGCGCGTGAAACTGTTAAAGCGATGCGCAAAGATGTGCTTGCAAAATGCTACGGCGGCGATATCAGTCGTAAGAAAAAACTTCTGGAAAAGCAGAAGGAAGGAAAAAAGAGAATGAGGCAGGTGGGAAATGTCGAGGTGCCACAGGCAGCATTTATGAGTGTATTGAAATTTGATGACCAGAAAAATTGATAAAGAAAAGCTCAGAAACAAGAAGTCTTGTTTCTGAGCTTTTTGCTTAGTCCCATAAATCATCATCTTCCTCTTTGGGATCGTCCTTTGAATCCGGATTGGAAGAAGAAACAGACGAGAGTTCATCTAAAAGAGAAGCTTCTGTCTCAACCTCGGGAGCAAATTTTTCCTCTGATAGCTGCTGCTTTTGTTTTTCAATTCGATATCGGAAGGAATAGATGATCATCAGCAAAACACCTAAGAAAACGAGGCAGATAGAGACGACTACCGAGACCGGTACAGAGGTATTCCAAAGCAAAAGCTGATCCGTGCGCAGGGTTTCGATGAAGGCGCGGCCAAGTCCATAGCCGATTAAATAAGTAAAGGCAACCTGCCCTTTGAATTTACGATGCTTCCAAACCAGAAGCATGATGGCTAAAATCAGCAGACACCAAAGAGATTCATATAAAAAGGTGGGATGTACCTGAATGTAGCGAACGCCGCCAGCCTTAATCGCCTTTTGGGTAAGCTCAGTTGTTGTGTAGGCGGCTGTCTCAACATTAAGCCGCATGGCAAAAAAGGTATCGGTATAGCCGCCGAATGCCTCTTGGTTAAAGAAGTTCCCCCAGCGGCCGATTGCCTGTCCTAAAATTAAGCCCGGCATGGCAGTATCGCAAAGCTGTAAAAGAGAATATTTTTTAATTTTGCAGAAGATGGCGGCAGTGAGAACGGCACCGATAAAACCGCCATATATAGCAAGTCCGCCATTTCTAAGATTGAAAATACTCCAGAGATCGTTTTGGTATTGATCCCAAGAGAAAATGACATAATAAAGTCTGGCGCCAATTAAAGCGAAGATCAGGGCATAAATCAGAAAATCTAAATATAAATCGGGATTCTGATCGGATTTTTTAGCTAACCGCCTGGCCAAAAGAAGTCCGGCAATAACGCCAAGCATAATGATAATGCCGTACCAAGCAATATCAAGGCCAAACAATGAGAAAGCGGTCTTGCTTAAATGAGAAATTTCGATTCCTAAATAAGGAAACCAAATATCGGGCATAATAATCCTCCATTCAAGAAATAACAAGAACTTAAAAAAACTTTAATCTGAAAGTAAGCAAACTTAAAGCCTGCTCCGACAGGAAGAACTTGAAATTTCCATTTTTTATGATACAATGTTACAAGTATACATCAAATAATGAAATATGCCAATAGATTTTTTGTAAACATTCATTTGAAGGATGATCGCAGGCATGGCTGTGCGGCGTACTCTAGGAAAGGGATAAAACATATATGAAACTAGGAATCGTAGGACTTCC is from Lachnospiraceae bacterium and encodes:
- a CDS encoding AAA family ATPase — translated: MQKLIMIAGSPCVGKTTVTEKLFTSYENSAYFDGDWAWCVNPFSLDDPRLRNGDKTMSFALSTYLNSGFDYVFFSSVVLVDKSIREAILKDITAKEYAVIGITLTCSEETLQERHKKRGDETECSFFWLHLKPYEGDYVINTDHKSVQQIVDEIKGIVNNEEMNSGN
- the lepA gene encoding elongation factor 4, encoding MDLTNQQKIRNFSIIAHIDHGKSTLADRIIQKTGLLTEREMQDQVLDNMDLERERGITIKAQAVRLVYRAQNGEEYIFNLIDTPGHVDFNYEVSRSLAACEGAVLVVDAAQGVEAQTLANVYLALEHDLEILPVINKIDLPAAEPERVKQEIEDVIGLEAGDAPLISAKAGLNIEEVLEKIVEVIPPPQGDHEAPLQALIFDSLYDSYRGVIVFCRVKEGYMKSGMKVRMMATNKEYEIVEVGYMGAGTLIPAQELSVGEVGYFTASIKEVSHTRVGDTVTSVENPAKEALPGYKQVQPMVYCGLYPADGAKYPDLRDALDKLQLNDASLFFEPETSIALGFGFRCGFLGLLHMEIIQERLEREFNLDLVTTAPGVVYKVHKTDGELILLSNPSNMPDPAEINYMEEPIVKAEIMVPTEYIGTIMDLCQDRRGVYQEMEYIEDTRAMLTYHLPLNEIIYDFFDALKSRSRGYASFDYELLGYERSELVRLDMLINREMVDALSFIVHESKAYERGRRIAEKLKDEIPRHLFEIPIQAAIGGKVIARETVKAMRKDVLAKCYGGDISRKKKLLEKQKEGKKRMRQVGNVEVPQAAFMSVLKFDDQKN
- a CDS encoding prolipoprotein diacylglyceryl transferase: MPDIWFPYLGIEISHLSKTAFSLFGLDIAWYGIIIMLGVIAGLLLARRLAKKSDQNPDLYLDFLIYALIFALIGARLYYVIFSWDQYQNDLWSIFNLRNGGLAIYGGFIGAVLTAAIFCKIKKYSLLQLCDTAMPGLILGQAIGRWGNFFNQEAFGGYTDTFFAMRLNVETAAYTTTELTQKAIKAGGVRYIQVHPTFLYESLWCLLILAIMLLVWKHRKFKGQVAFTYLIGYGLGRAFIETLRTDQLLLWNTSVPVSVVVSICLVFLGVLLMIIYSFRYRIEKQKQQLSEEKFAPEVETEASLLDELSSVSSSNPDSKDDPKEEDDDLWD